A stretch of Pseudomonas taetrolens DNA encodes these proteins:
- a CDS encoding GMC family oxidoreductase has product MPSANQVFDYIIVGAGPAGSVLANRLSADPRHNVLLLEAGGKDNYPWIHIPVGYLYCIGNPRTDWCFKTEAQAGLQGRSLSYPRGKVLGGSSSINGMIYMRGQASDYDRWAAQGNTGWAWNDVLPLFKRSQKHFAGNSDVHGSDGEWRVEQQRYSWPILDAFREAAAQSAIESVSDFNTGDNQGCGYFQVNQRRGVRWNASKAFLRPVLKRPNLTVLTDVQVDKVLLSQGRATHVKARWQGADHAFTARREIVLCAGAIGSPGILQRSGIGPRPLLESLGITVQHELPGVGGNLQDHLQLRLIFKLTKARTLNQVANSLWGKVGMALRYAYDRSGPLAMAPSQLGAFVKSDPDQPSANLQYHVQPLSLERFGEPLHTFPAFTASVCNLRPKSRGRVDIRSANPDDAPLIDPNYLSHPDDLKVAADAIRLTRRIVASPALQVFSPEEYLPGKALQTEQELYEAASRIGTTIFHPVGTCRMGQDAHAVVDAELRVHGVAGLRVADASIMPDIVSGNTCSPTLMIGEKAAQLILATPFHTQEQEAGVSRAPATPVA; this is encoded by the coding sequence ATGCCATCAGCCAATCAAGTATTTGACTACATCATTGTAGGTGCAGGGCCTGCTGGCTCTGTGCTGGCGAATCGGCTGTCTGCTGATCCCCGGCATAACGTTCTACTGCTCGAAGCCGGCGGAAAAGATAATTACCCTTGGATCCACATCCCGGTGGGTTATCTGTATTGCATCGGTAATCCGCGCACTGACTGGTGCTTTAAAACCGAGGCACAGGCTGGCCTGCAAGGCCGCAGCCTGAGTTATCCAAGGGGCAAGGTGCTGGGTGGTAGCTCCTCGATCAACGGCATGATTTATATGCGTGGCCAAGCGAGTGACTACGACCGTTGGGCCGCTCAAGGGAATACGGGCTGGGCCTGGAACGATGTGCTCCCCCTCTTCAAGCGCAGCCAGAAACACTTCGCGGGTAATAGCGACGTACACGGCAGCGATGGCGAATGGCGGGTTGAACAACAACGTTATAGCTGGCCAATACTGGATGCCTTTCGTGAGGCCGCCGCGCAAAGCGCAATTGAGAGCGTCAGCGACTTCAACACTGGCGACAACCAGGGCTGTGGATATTTTCAGGTCAATCAGCGCCGCGGTGTCCGTTGGAACGCGTCCAAGGCTTTTTTACGGCCTGTGCTCAAACGCCCTAATCTCACCGTATTGACCGATGTTCAGGTGGATAAGGTCTTGCTCAGCCAAGGGCGAGCGACCCACGTCAAGGCCCGCTGGCAGGGCGCTGATCATGCGTTCACGGCGCGCAGAGAGATTGTTCTGTGTGCTGGCGCCATCGGCTCCCCGGGTATTTTGCAGCGCTCGGGCATCGGCCCTCGCCCGCTACTCGAAAGCCTGGGGATAACTGTCCAGCATGAGCTGCCGGGTGTCGGTGGTAACTTGCAGGACCACCTGCAATTGCGGCTGATCTTCAAGTTGACCAAGGCCAGGACGCTGAATCAGGTGGCCAACAGCCTGTGGGGAAAAGTCGGTATGGCCCTGAGATACGCCTATGACCGCAGTGGGCCGCTGGCGATGGCTCCGAGTCAGTTGGGCGCGTTTGTTAAATCCGATCCCGATCAACCTTCTGCCAATTTGCAGTACCACGTTCAGCCGCTGTCGCTTGAGCGTTTTGGCGAGCCACTGCACACCTTCCCGGCGTTCACAGCCTCTGTGTGTAACTTGCGGCCCAAGAGTCGAGGCCGGGTAGATATTCGCTCAGCCAATCCGGATGACGCACCTCTGATTGACCCCAATTACCTGAGCCATCCTGACGATTTAAAGGTCGCAGCAGATGCCATTCGCCTGACCCGGCGCATTGTGGCCAGCCCTGCCCTGCAAGTGTTCAGCCCAGAGGAATACCTCCCGGGCAAAGCTCTGCAAACCGAGCAAGAGCTGTACGAAGCAGCTTCGCGTATCGGTACGACGATTTTTCACCCAGTGGGCACGTGCCGTATGGGGCAGGACGCTCACGCAGTCGTCGATGCTGAGTTACGTGTGCACGGTGTGGCGGGACTGAGAGTGGCGGACGCATCGATCATGCCTGACATTGTGTCGGGCAATACCTGTTCACCTACATTGATGATTGGTGAAAAAGCCGCGCAGTTGATATTGGCAACACCCTTTCATACACAAGAGCAAGAAGCCGGCGTAAGCCGTGCACCAGCAACACCGGTCGCATGA
- a CDS encoding LysR family transcriptional regulator yields the protein MFDWNDLRYFLELQRSGRLLTAAKRLNTTHSTVARHIESIEQHLGAALFVQHAQGYELTPAGQALLKHAEAMENVALLAQEEITQAIAPLGKIRLGVTEGIGIMFITSRLRGLFESYPGLEVELVAVPRFVSILNREAEISIHLDRPNADLLITRKLTDYSLALYASRDYLERSPPLKSRDDLSNHYWIGYVDDLLFSQELLFLNNFCRTPTVTFRSTSVIAQQQAARAGLGIAVLPNYMARQDPELVRVLPAESVQRSYWISTRRELHKSVRLRVVWDFLLALCAQEQDLLLAP from the coding sequence ATGTTCGACTGGAATGACCTGCGGTATTTTCTGGAACTGCAGCGCAGCGGCCGCCTGCTGACGGCAGCCAAACGCCTCAATACCACCCACAGTACTGTGGCGCGGCATATTGAAAGCATCGAACAGCACCTCGGCGCAGCACTGTTTGTGCAGCACGCCCAAGGGTATGAACTGACCCCCGCCGGGCAAGCCTTACTCAAACATGCCGAAGCCATGGAGAACGTGGCACTGCTGGCCCAGGAAGAAATAACCCAGGCCATCGCTCCCTTGGGCAAAATTCGCCTCGGCGTCACTGAAGGGATCGGGATCATGTTCATCACATCCCGTCTGCGCGGTCTGTTCGAAAGCTATCCGGGACTCGAAGTAGAGCTGGTAGCGGTCCCTCGTTTCGTCAGCATCCTCAACCGCGAAGCGGAGATCAGTATTCACCTTGACCGGCCTAATGCCGACCTGTTGATAACCCGTAAACTCACTGACTACAGCCTTGCGCTATACGCCAGCCGTGACTACCTCGAGCGGTCACCTCCCTTGAAAAGCCGGGATGACCTGAGCAATCACTATTGGATCGGCTATGTCGATGACTTGCTGTTCAGCCAGGAGCTACTTTTTCTCAACAATTTTTGTCGCACTCCCACCGTGACCTTTCGCAGCACCAGTGTCATCGCCCAGCAACAAGCCGCCCGCGCCGGGCTAGGCATTGCTGTACTGCCCAACTACATGGCTCGCCAGGACCCTGAGCTGGTACGCGTCCTGCCCGCTGAATCAGTGCAACGAAGCTACTGGATCAGCACCCGGCGTGAACTGCACAAGTCGGTAAGGCTGCGGGTGGTATGGGATTTCCTGCTGGCCTTGTGTGCACAGGAGCAAGATTTGTTGTTGGCACCGTAA